DNA sequence from the Lysinibacillus sp. OF-1 genome:
CGCCAACTACAGATTCACTTTATAAAATATATTATATGTATAGTAATTTTTTGATAATAATTGGAGGAATTAGGATGGGGACTGGGATAACAAAATTTGAATCAAATCGTAAGTTTGTATTGACGAGTATTGAAAATAAAAAATCTTTCGCATTAGTATATATTACAATCATAAGTTGGCATAATGTAGATACTTTTAATTGTATAGATGAGGTTAAGAGAGAATTAGCAATGTATCAAACAGAGGTTGAATGTTACAGAGTATTTGATAAGGAATATATAGTAGTCTGTAATGTTCAGTCGCAGGCTCTTTCCATTATTAATGATTTATCACATATTGATTATGTAAGGACACACTATCTATATGTACAAGATAGAAGACTTCCAGCGTTAAATTACGTTAGACAAGTCTATTCGCAAAATAAGGATAGTTATGCTGTAAAAGCACCCATTTCACAGGAATGTTTACTATCGAAAGAGTTTGAAATCGTTTTCCAACCCATATTGCACAATGATAGGCAATTATCCTTTGAAGCACTAAGCAGGTGGAAATGCGAAGAACTAGGTTCGATATCACCAGGTGTTTTTATTCCGATGTTAGATAATGAGAGTTTGATAAAGTTAACTAAGAATATTATTAATAAAGCTGTTGATTTGTTGAAAAGATATAATGAGATAGTTTATGTCTCGATTAATTTAACCGCTTCATTAATCAATGATATCACTTGGCTAATGGAGCATTTGGATGACATTAATTTTACGAACAATAAACGAATTGCTTTTGAATTAACGGAGGAAACCCTAATGGGAATCGAGGCGAGAGAAAATTTAAAAGTTATTCGTGAACGTGGTCATATTTTATTAATTGATGATTTTGGTTCTGGCTATTCCAATTTTCAATATATTTCGCTGTTTCCTCTAGATGGGGTGAAATTAGATAGATTGTTTATTGAGAGCAACTCAAATAAAAAGGTAGTTGCATTGCTTACAAAATTTATCAAAACACTAGATTTAAAAGTGATTATAGAAGGAGTAGAAAGCGTTGAGCAGCTTAATTCCTTATCAGAGGCCGAATATGATTCAATACAGGGCTATTACGTATCTAAACCCCTCACTATAAATGAATTGATGCTATTTATGAATGCTTACTAGATAGACAATGAAGCAAAAAGGGAACTCCAGTGTAACTGCACATATAGGATTAACTTGTAAGACAAAATACACCTTAAAAGGAAATGAAATATTATAAAAAGAACATGAGATTGGTTGCTACTACTTTTGATACTATATTTTCTGCATTTGCAGCAAAGTCCCCAACTCAAATTATTGGAAGTAGTGAATTTGTGGTAGATCAAGTGAGTAACCAGCTAACGCTAATGAGATTTCAAAAGAGAAGGTACAAGTCATTTTTAACAAAGCAGAAGCAGAGACATTAACGAAAGAGGAGGCGATAAAACAACTAGGGCGCTTTTCTGAAATAAGAAAACTCCTTTCTCAAATAACGTAAACAATTCTAATATTTTTGTGTATTTATGATGAGAAAAGCGTAAGTTAATAAAATAACCTTTTTATTTATGAGGTTATTTTAAGGGATTTATCAAAATCTATATGGATTGTTAGCTTATCATTCAAATAAGTGACTGATCTAAAATTAATAAGAAACATCTATCAATTCCAATAAGAATTGATAAATTTTATGAAATATGAAATTAGATCCCTTGACGAAGTAATTATAATGAACTGCCATTCAAAGCGTAATCATTACTAATTATGAAGTGTTAGAGATGAGAGTCAATATTACTTTAGCATGTACAGAAACAGGTGATAAAAATTGTATTACGACTAAAAATAAACGAAATAACCCAGAACGATTAGAATTAAAAAAGTATTCTCCCCGACTAAAACGTGTACGTTTCGCCGAGAAACTAAATAATAAAGTAAAAACGCTTTTAGAAAGATTCGTCAGTAATTTTCGAGTCTTCTAAAAGTGTTTTTAATTTAAAAAAATACTTGCAATATGATTAGAAATATGATTAACTAAAATATGTTTCAAATCGTAATGATTACTATTTATTGGTTTTAACATGGATAAAATCACAGTTACATCATTAAGTGGTTATTTAGGGGCTGGTAAAACAACAATACTTAATAATTTGTTATCGAATACAAAAGATTTAAAAATGGCAGTCATTGTAAATGATATGAGTGAAATTAACATTGATGCCGATTACTTTTAGATAGCATTCATCTTACTTTTATACCCCTCATATCATTAAGCTTTGGAATCGTGTGAGATCCATGTAGAATCCTCTGTTATTAAGACTATGAACTGCTTCCCATTGTAAAATACCCATTTTAAAATAGAGTAATTTTTCTATATTTACATTTAGCTTAATAGTGAAATAACAGTCTAAGAGAGGTACATAAAAAGATTATGAAATAGAAATAAAATAAAGTTCCCAGTAGTATTGCGAGAAATGTTATGAAGGAATTTGACCTAAAGGTAATACTTATTGAAAAGAGGCAGTCAAATCATGAATAGAAGATACTAATTGAAATGTCTAATGGGCCTATTTGTTTGTTTTTTGGAAGATTAATAAATGAAATACAGAAACATAAAGACTTTGGGTGTTTGGAGTAGAATGAAAATAAATAAAAAAATATTGATAATAGTAATCATTACTATTTATAATGGTGGAGCGACCTGTTCAAAGCGTAATCATTACTTTTTGTGAATTTGAAGGAAGGAGGAATAAATAACATTATTTATAAAAAGAAATCTGATTAGAAATTACTTCTTTTTGTGTGGATTGATTTTAGCATCAATTAAATGGAATAACGATGAATTTAAGGAGACTAAACATGTTAAAGAGAAAATATTTTTTATTTATCCCATTATTTGTTTTACTTTTTTTAGTAGCTTGTAGCGATGATACAGCACCCAATGCTGGTGAAGAAAGTAGTGTTAATAAAAATACATTGAAAATGTCTTGGCCGTCAGATATAGGAGAGGCGAACCCTCATTTATATTCACCAAACGAAATGTTTGCACAGGCGCTGCTATATGATCCATTAGTTGCTTATGGAAATGATGGGACAATATCTCCAGGATTAGCTGAGAATTGGGATATTTCTGAGGATGGTAAGGAATATACATTTCATTTGCGAGAAGGAGTAGTATATTCTGATGGTTCTATGTTAACAGCAGATAACGTTAAACGTAATTTTGAGACAGTTATCGGAAATAGTTTAGCGCATAGTTGGTTAGAGGTAGTAACAGTTATTGATGAAGTTGAAGTAATTGATGAGTTAACAATAAAGGTCTCATTAAAAGAATCATATTATCCGTTTTTACAGGAGTTGGCTTTAATTCGTCCATTACGTATGTTAGGTGACGCTGGATTTCCAGACAGTGGCAATACAGCAGATGGAATCAAGAAACCAATTGGTACAGGGCCATGGATTTTAAATGAAGCAGATGAAAATCATGCTGTATTTACGAGAAATGAAAATTATTGGGGAGAAAAACCCTCGATTGAAAAAGTAGAAGTGAAATATATTGCTGATTCACAGATGCGTATGATGGCTTTAGAAAATGGTGAAATTGATTTAATTTTCGGAAGTTCCCAACTTACTCCAATTGAGTTTACCACATTGAGACAGAATGACGAGTATTTGACTGAAGTTTCAGACCCTCTATCAACTCGTATATTATCTCTTAATACCACTTTTGGTGTAACTAAATATAAAGAGGTACGATTGGCGCTTCAACATGCACTAGATCGACAAACTATTATTGATCATATTTTAAGTGGTATGGAGCAAGAGGCACACTCTTTATTTTCACCAGGATTCCCATATAGTGATATTGAAATCGAAGAATATAATTTTGATGTAGAAAAATCTAAAAAAATTCTAGATAAAGCTGGCTGGATAGTTGATGGAAAAACTGGGATTCGTTCAAAGAATGGTGAAAAGCTTGAATTACTAATGGCTTACAATTCAAGCGACCAAATTCATAAAGCAATATACGAGTATTTACAAGGAGCTTGGAAAGAAGTTGGTGCGGATGTGAAATTGGTAGCCGAGGATAATCAAGTGTATTATGCGCGAACAAAAGCAGGTGAATACAACATAGTAATGAATGATACTTGGGGCGCACCTTATGATCCTCATATGTATATACGTACTATGACAGGAGAGCAACAAATTGGTAACTATTCCATTATGGGAACAGATTCGAGTGACAAACTTATAGAGGAAATTACACGTGTTATTAGATCTACAGATGTAACTGAGCGGGCTTCATTATATGAAAGTATAATTCAAACAATTCAGCAAGAGGCTATCTTTATGCCAATTTCATATAAGCAAAATTATCTTGTGGCAAATGATGTATTCAAAAAAATCAAATTCTCTCCTCAACAATTTGAGGTACCAATAAATTTATATGAGATGAAGTGATAATAATGGCAAAGTACTTTTTAAACCGCTTTTTTAGTATGACTATAGCAATGATTGGTTTAACGTTAATTGCATTTTCACTCATGCGTATTATGCCTGGTGATCCGATAGAGTCATATTATATGGCAAACCATATTCCAGTAACAGATGAAATACTAGAGCAAGCAAGAGAGGAGCAAGGGTTGGATAAGCCCTTGCTCACACAATATGTAACATGGCTTGGTGGAGTATTAAAATTAGACTTTGGAACTTCATATATGAATGGAAACGCAGTTAGTGAGGAATTATTGTCCTATTTTGGTGTTACAACTCAGTTGGCGCTCGTAGCTTTTCTATTAATATTAGTTATTTCTATTCCTCTTGGAATTTTTAGTGCAGTAAAAAAGGGCTCTGCTTTTGATAATCTAACAAGAATGACTATATTTTTCATTGCCTCGATGCCTAGTTTTTGGCTAGGTTTCGTTCTGATTTATGTTGTAGCTTTTAAGCTTAATCTTCTTCCACTTATGGGATGGGGAAATTTAGATGCAATCATTTTACCAGCATTAACTTTAGCTTTGGCCAATGTACCATTTTACATTCGTATGATTCGTACAAATATGATTGAGCAAATGGATAAGCCTTTTATAACGTTTGCACGTGCTAGAGGTATAAGTGAGTCAGTCATTATTCGTAAGCATATTTTTAAAGCTACATTGACACCATTTATAACTTCACTTGCGATGACATTAGGGGTACTTATTGGTGGGGCTGCAATAGTTGAAATTATTTTTTCTATACCCGGCATGGGCCGTTATATTGTTACTGCAATAACAGCGAGAGATTATAACGTAATGCAAGGTTTCATTATGATTATTGGTTTCTTCTACATTATCATTAATTTTTTAGCGGATATAATATGTGCGTTTATTGATCCGAGAATTCGATTAAAGGAGGAATTGTGATGAGAAAAAAATGGGCATTTTACTGTAGTACGTTTCTTGTAAGCATCCTATTTTTTGTTGCGATATTTGGGCCATTGCTTATGCCAAATGATCCTCATTTACCGAATATGGCCATGAAGCTACAAGGTTTTTCAATACAATATCCTCTTGGGACAGATCATTTAGGACGTTGCGTTTTATCAAGGTTAATCGAAGGTGCGAGAGTGTCGTTATTTGTTGCACTCATTGTACTACTAGTCACGCTACTAATTAGTATGGTCGTTGGTATAACTGCAGGCTATGTTGGAGGTTGGATTGATTTAGTCTTAATGCGTCTATGCGATATTTTGCTCGCAATTCCAAATTTTATTTTTGCGCTTATTATTGTTGGTGCACTTGGAGCAGGGATGGGAAATCTAGTAATTGCAATTGTCATTGTAATTTGGGTCGGCTTTGCACGAGTTATACGGAATATGGTTGTGAGTTTAAAAGAAACGAATTATGTGGTTTATGCCAAAATTTGCGGTGTCCCGACTTTGAAAATTATGTGGCGTCATATCGTACCGTTTGTATTTCCGCAAATGCTTCTACTAAAGCTAATCGGTTTAGGTTCAACGATATTAATGATTTCAGAGTTGTCTTTTTTAGGACTTGGGATAACGCCTCCAACAGCTGAATGGGGCATGATGATTAGTGAGAGTAAAACATACTTAATGATAAAACCTGAGTTAATGATCATTCCAGGTGTAATGCTTTCAATAACTGTATTAACTTTTAATGCATTTGGTGATTCGTTAAGAGATTTACTTAATCCAAAATCAGTGTGAGAAGAGGTGAAATAATATGTTAGAGATTAGAAATTTAACTGTATTTATCCATAATAAACAGGTGCTAAATCAAGTGAGCTTATCAGTTCCGAAAGGCAAGGTTGTTGGAATTATTGGGGAGAGTGGTAGCGGAAAATCTGTATTATGTTCGACGATTTTAAATCTTTACCGTAAAGAGCAATCTGCAAAGGGAAGTATTGAATTTGATGGAAAGAGTTTGCTTTCGATAGAGGAGAGAAAAATGCGTGAGGTGCGAGGAAAGGAAATTGGGCTCATTATGCAAAATCCAATGTCCATGTTTAATCCAATTGTGTCGATTGGTGGACATTTCATTGAAACGCTTCAAGCACATACAAAAATGTCTAAAAAGGAAGCAATTGAGAAAGCAAAGGAGCAGCTCGCACTTTTTCAATTAGGTAATGTAGAGATCTTAAACAAATATCCAAATGAACTAAGCGGAGGAATGCTTCAGCGTATCATGATTGCCATTGCAGCAAGCCTTGAGCCAAAGCTATTACTTGCTGATGAACCTACCACAGCACTAGATACTATGACACAACTTGAAATATTAAAGGAATTAAAAAAACTTCATGAGAAAACGGCAATGTCGATGTTGATTGTATCGCACGATTTAGGTGTTATTGCAAATTTAGCAGAAGAAATTGTTGTAATGAGAAGGGGGATTGTAGTTGAGCATGGTCCCACTACCCATATTTTATTGCATCCGATTCATCCTTACACTCAAACGCTTGTTGCAGCACGGGATGAGCATAGTAAGTTAGAAGTGCTTGCTGATAAGTATGAAGGTTCAGTATCAGGAGAGCTTGTCTTATATGATCAGAACCACTGGGTGAGAATGGAGGGGACAAACAGATGATCCAAGTACAGCAAGTATCTAAAAGCTATAGTCAATCACGATTTTTTAGGAAGAAAAATTCGATGGTAAAGGCAGTAGAAAATGTGTCGCTTAATATAAAAGAAGGCAGTTGCTTTACGTTGCTAGGACAAAGCGGTTCTGGAAAAAGTACGCTTGGTAAAATGATACTTGGAATTGAAAAGCCAGATGATGGTGTGATTTTATTTAATGGGATAAATGTACATAAAACAACTATAAATGAACGAAAACGATTGCAACAATCGTTACAAGTGGTATTTCAAGATTGTCATAGTGCAGTAAATCCTAAGCTCAAAATCAGAGACATTATTGTGGAACCAATACTAGTATATGAAAAGCTAGATATAAATCAAATAGAGGATCGTGTAGGAAAGTTACTAAAAATGGTTGGTCTGTCAGAAGAGGATATGATGAAATATCCTCAGCAATTCAGTGGTGGACAATTACAGCGAATTACAATTGCACGTGCGATTTCCACACAACCTCGATTGATTGTTTTAGATGAATCAGTAAATAGTTTGGATGTCTTGGTGCAAATTAGTATTTTAAAACTACTCAAACGATTACAGCACGAGTTAAAACTAACTTACTTTTTTATCACCCATGACATACATGTAGCTCGACTTTTGGCAGATGAAATCGCGATTATGCATAAAGGAAGAATTGTGGAACAACTACTGATAGATGAGTTAGAGAATGCAAAACATGTGGCCACAAAAGTATTATTGGATTCACAACTTAAAATCGATTCTATTCACCACCAATTGGACCTAAAAGAGGAGTTGGAATTATGAAAGTAAGTCCATTATCTTTTAGCATGCTACAAAACTACGGCTTGGCAATTTTTTATTTTACGGCTAATTCTGTATTAACTGTCATATTCCCTTTGCAGGCAGCTAATCACGGAATGAAAGAGGCAGAAATCGGTCTGATGATGGGAATTTATATGTTTGTTTGTATGGTGTTACGTCCATGGGCTGGTCAAATGGTATCAAAATACAGTGTCCATACAGTAATGAAATATTTATTACTAGGGCATGTAGCAGCACTCCTTTTGTATGTATCGTTTGGTGTTGAAAGTCTTTATGTTGTGCGCATTTTGCAAGGAATCGTGACGGCATTTTTCTCCATGTCGATGCAAATGGGTATCACGGAGACTTTACGAGATGAAGATAGAGGACAAGGTATGGCAATGTATTCTTTATCAAGTGTCATGCCAGGGTTATATGGACCAGCATTAGCAATGGTTATCTGGGTTCAAGGAGATGTATCTTGGCTATTAATTTTTATTACCTGCTTAGCTTTTGCACCTCTTATGTTTTTCATTAGATCACCATTACCGAAAGTAAAAAAAGAAAATGTATCGTTCACCTTGGAGGATATGAGAAAAGGAATGAAATTAGCTCGTGCGCATAAAGGGTTAATCGTTTCTTCGGGGGTAATGCTTATAGGTGCAAGTATATTTGGGGCAATCTCGACATTTTTACCTCTGTACTTTTTAACTACAAATACAGGGAATGTTGGGCTTTATTTATTTCTGCAGGCTCTAGTTGTTGTAGGGAGTAGATTTATTTTTAGAAAATATATTCCATCTGATGGAAAGTGGCATCCAGGTTTCATAACCCTTATATTGAGTAGCTCTATTATTGGGACAACGATGCTAGCGGCACTTCCTCTTATCGGATCGTTTGTCTATATTAGTGTTTTATTTAATGGAATAGCAGCAGCGATGTTATATCCTACATTAACCACATACATTTCTTTTGCAATTCCGGAGTCACATAAACATGTATTATTAGGGTTATTTTTAGCATCGTATGACTTAGGTTTTTCTTTAGGTGGGATGGTAATGGGTATTATCGTACAATTTGGTTCATATCCAATGATGTTTTCTGCATGTTCAGTAATTGGTTTATTGGCAATTATATATAATTTAACTGCTAGTGGAGAATATACTAACTTAGAACATTGTGATGCTTTTCAAAGGTCCAAGTAAAGAAGTCAATGAGAATGTCCAAAATACCTTCATTTTTAGCGTGACTTCGCTTCAACATCATTATATTTAATTTAAGATTGATTAGGAACTGATATTTTTTAGGATGGTTGAAAGAATGAATGATCAGATGGGTGCTATTTAAGGGCCATACCTAGTAAAGAAAAATGAAAAACCCCAAAAGCTGCATATAACAGGCTTTTGAGGGCTTTGTAGGGTACATATTACAAAATAAAAAAATTAGTCCGTGAAGCATAAAGATGATAAGTAACCTAACATTAATAAAAGACCAATACCCATTACGATGCTCATGATTTGTACCTCCTTTAAAAAACCGACACATTATTCATAAATATTGTACAATGAATTATAGAAATATGAAACCTTTTAATGGCGAGAACGTATATAATAATAGGAGAATTACCAATTTGTACATAAAGAGTAGGTGACAAAAAATGAAAACGTGGGTTAAAAAAAGTATAGTTATCATGGTTGCGTTTTTAACATTTGGTTTAATAACGCCTACACATGAAATTTGGGAAGCATTTGATCACAATCCTTCGAACCGTGCATCCATCGGCCCTGAACCGAGGACAAGCACTGCTGTTGCTGCTGAGCATGATGATTATCAAGACGAACAGATACAAATTCAAGAAGAAGAGATCGATTATAATGCCTTACTCCTAGATGCAGCAAGAGAGCAATCGTACATAAAATTTGGCACAAAAGTCGGTCCGAAAATTAGCAATGAATTCGACAGCATCATCTTCCCAAAAATGGAGGAAGCAATTGCGATGACAGTGGCTAATCTTGGCGATCAAAGCGCTGCATCATTAACAATCTCTGAAAAGCCAAGTGGTCATTATGGTGAAAAAATTTTCAATGTCATTAACAATGAAACCGGAGCAGATGTAATCCGTTTCCATGTGCGTACAGAAAAAAGACCACAGGAAGGCTACTACTATAACTTCCACTATCACAGTGCCGAGGACGAATTCATGGTACACCACAACCTTGGCGATATCTATTGGGAAAAAAACACACCACCGAAGTGGTTGTCATAAAAGATGTGAAACACTCGTTTACAATGCGAGTGTTTTTTTTATTATTTTAAAATTTAATAGTTATATATTTAAACAATAAAACTATTTATTTTTTGGAAAATGTTGAAAACAAATCCATATTATATTAATATAGCTTTAATAGTTATTTAGGAGGAGTAATATGGATAGTACAAATTTAATGGCCTTGTTTGTTTTTTGTATACTTATAATAATAATTTTTATACAGTATAAGAAAATTTCAAAAATAAATAAGATATATTCCCTTAGTAATCAAGAGACAACAGCAACTATGATTGATTTTAAAAATGAAATAGAAAAGAAAACCATTATTATTGATAAGAAAGAAGAATTTATTTCAAATCAAAGTAATCAAATGCAAATACTTAAACGAAAATATGAAGATGAAATTAGAGATTTAAAGAGTTATTACAAAGGCATCGAGGGACAGTTAAGAAATTTCGGTGAGATTAATACTCATAAAATTTTGGTTGATTTAAAAAGAGAATTGGTAAAAAATAGTGAAATAAAGCCTGATCAGATGCTTATATTGTCAAATGTTTTTGTGCCTTATAGAGACAAATATGGTAAATTAGTAAGCAGGCAAATTGACCATTTATTATTAATGAGTAGTGGAGTATTTATTATTGAATCAAAATATTGGCAAGGAAATATAATGTATGGCGTTTCGAAAAGTAAAGCAAAGGAGTTCAGTTTTATCCTTGATAAGTTGTATCCGAAAAATAAAATGAATGATGAAGCAACAATTATTTTTACGGAAAATTTTGAAACGAATTCAGAAAATGGTAATAAGTCTACTGAGAGTTTGAAAGTACTTTCTTATGGGGATCCATCAAATCAAGTTAAGGGTGCTGCAGCTGTTTTAAATCAACTATTTAGAGATCATGGAGAAAATATTTTTGTTACGCCAGTTTTATTTTTTAATAACTCGAAGAAGAAATTCATGAATTACTCGTCTAATAAAGAACCTTTTGTTTCTGAAGACGAAAAATCATTGCGCAAATTTTTAATAGATAAAATTAAGAATAAAAATGATTTCAGTGTAGAGCAATTAAGGAAAATGGAAAAGATTGTTAAAGATGTAAATTATCTAAACAATTGAATAACAGAAATAGAGACGCGTAATTTTACGTGTCTTTTTATTATTTATAGAAAGAAGGTGACCACATGTAAAATATTCCTTTAAGACTTTCCTTACAATCGCTTAGACCAAGCCCATATTTAGGCATCGAGAAATTGAGTTAGATGAAAACGGCAAGCATACGGAGAACTGAAGCATTAAAGCCTTGTCTCTAAAAACTTTCATGTCTCAGCGCTTTATTTATCCATTCTGTAGGAAGGAAGATTAAAATATATAATTTTACAATTAAAATATTTCGGGATATAACAAGAGAAAGAGTCGATGTTGTAAAAATTGTATCAGGTTTTATGGGCGGTGCAGTAAAGGTTTATGAACGGAAGGGGACAGTATTTATTCATAATGAAAATAAAAAGTCCAGCTCTGCTTATATAGCCAAGTTGATTTTTAACATAAAAATATAGAATAATCAATAATCTATTTTGTGAACATTTTGACGAAGGAAATGGACATTTTCTGAAAGGAATGTCAATGATTAAAGTCGTATTTGATGCTTTTTTACTGTACTGAAATAATTGTAACGCCATAATGTGGCGGTATAATGGCGTGATTTGGCGTTGTTAAAGCTAGAGATCACAAAAAATGGCGGTCATCTTATAAAAAAGTGGCGTGAATTCATGATTGAAAATTAATTTTTAATAATGATAGGATAAATATACCTCGAGGTAATTAAATTCTATAGAAGTAGTGTAAATCTTGTATAAATTAGGAGTGTGGATATGATTGATTATTTTGAAAGAATACTAAGATTTAAAGACATGGAAGTATGGGATGTTAAGTTTGGTAAAGATGTTTATCGATTATTTATAATTGATGAAAATCGAGCTTCTGAAATAAAAGATCAAAACCTATCTCCTAATGATATTTTTTTTGAAGATGATTTAAGGAAAAATTTGATTACCGTTAATGTTTATTCTAAACATCCTGTAAAAAAAGAACATATTGAACCGATTGATCAATTTTCTAAACAACTTACAGACCATGTTGCATTAGCATATTGTCAAGTAGTAGTCACATTTTATACAGGTATTGTTGAAAATGTTTTTAAGACGGTTTTACAAGAGAAATACAACTTAGACTTTGACGAAATTCCTATACAAAAATTATTACATTTAAATCAAGACTAATACAAAAAGGAGCGTTTATTTTGAAAAAGATAATAGCCACATTGATGATATTGGTGCTTACAATATCTATGCTACCTTTATCACCAAATAAAGTAAAAGCAGCAGAAATCGAGACAGAGAAAATGGATATACCTCAAGAAGTATTGAATAGTTTACCAGAAGA
Encoded proteins:
- a CDS encoding EAL domain-containing protein, giving the protein MGTGITKFESNRKFVLTSIENKKSFALVYITIISWHNVDTFNCIDEVKRELAMYQTEVECYRVFDKEYIVVCNVQSQALSIINDLSHIDYVRTHYLYVQDRRLPALNYVRQVYSQNKDSYAVKAPISQECLLSKEFEIVFQPILHNDRQLSFEALSRWKCEELGSISPGVFIPMLDNESLIKLTKNIINKAVDLLKRYNEIVYVSINLTASLINDITWLMEHLDDINFTNNKRIAFELTEETLMGIEARENLKVIRERGHILLIDDFGSGYSNFQYISLFPLDGVKLDRLFIESNSNKKVVALLTKFIKTLDLKVIIEGVESVEQLNSLSEAEYDSIQGYYVSKPLTINELMLFMNAY
- the nikA gene encoding nickel ABC transporter substrate-binding protein is translated as MLKRKYFLFIPLFVLLFLVACSDDTAPNAGEESSVNKNTLKMSWPSDIGEANPHLYSPNEMFAQALLYDPLVAYGNDGTISPGLAENWDISEDGKEYTFHLREGVVYSDGSMLTADNVKRNFETVIGNSLAHSWLEVVTVIDEVEVIDELTIKVSLKESYYPFLQELALIRPLRMLGDAGFPDSGNTADGIKKPIGTGPWILNEADENHAVFTRNENYWGEKPSIEKVEVKYIADSQMRMMALENGEIDLIFGSSQLTPIEFTTLRQNDEYLTEVSDPLSTRILSLNTTFGVTKYKEVRLALQHALDRQTIIDHILSGMEQEAHSLFSPGFPYSDIEIEEYNFDVEKSKKILDKAGWIVDGKTGIRSKNGEKLELLMAYNSSDQIHKAIYEYLQGAWKEVGADVKLVAEDNQVYYARTKAGEYNIVMNDTWGAPYDPHMYIRTMTGEQQIGNYSIMGTDSSDKLIEEITRVIRSTDVTERASLYESIIQTIQQEAIFMPISYKQNYLVANDVFKKIKFSPQQFEVPINLYEMK
- the nikB gene encoding nickel ABC transporter permease, with protein sequence MAKYFLNRFFSMTIAMIGLTLIAFSLMRIMPGDPIESYYMANHIPVTDEILEQAREEQGLDKPLLTQYVTWLGGVLKLDFGTSYMNGNAVSEELLSYFGVTTQLALVAFLLILVISIPLGIFSAVKKGSAFDNLTRMTIFFIASMPSFWLGFVLIYVVAFKLNLLPLMGWGNLDAIILPALTLALANVPFYIRMIRTNMIEQMDKPFITFARARGISESVIIRKHIFKATLTPFITSLAMTLGVLIGGAAIVEIIFSIPGMGRYIVTAITARDYNVMQGFIMIIGFFYIIINFLADIICAFIDPRIRLKEEL
- a CDS encoding ABC transporter permease; this translates as MRKKWAFYCSTFLVSILFFVAIFGPLLMPNDPHLPNMAMKLQGFSIQYPLGTDHLGRCVLSRLIEGARVSLFVALIVLLVTLLISMVVGITAGYVGGWIDLVLMRLCDILLAIPNFIFALIIVGALGAGMGNLVIAIVIVIWVGFARVIRNMVVSLKETNYVVYAKICGVPTLKIMWRHIVPFVFPQMLLLKLIGLGSTILMISELSFLGLGITPPTAEWGMMISESKTYLMIKPELMIIPGVMLSITVLTFNAFGDSLRDLLNPKSV
- a CDS encoding ABC transporter ATP-binding protein; amino-acid sequence: MLEIRNLTVFIHNKQVLNQVSLSVPKGKVVGIIGESGSGKSVLCSTILNLYRKEQSAKGSIEFDGKSLLSIEERKMREVRGKEIGLIMQNPMSMFNPIVSIGGHFIETLQAHTKMSKKEAIEKAKEQLALFQLGNVEILNKYPNELSGGMLQRIMIAIAASLEPKLLLADEPTTALDTMTQLEILKELKKLHEKTAMSMLIVSHDLGVIANLAEEIVVMRRGIVVEHGPTTHILLHPIHPYTQTLVAARDEHSKLEVLADKYEGSVSGELVLYDQNHWVRMEGTNR
- a CDS encoding ABC transporter ATP-binding protein, encoding MIQVQQVSKSYSQSRFFRKKNSMVKAVENVSLNIKEGSCFTLLGQSGSGKSTLGKMILGIEKPDDGVILFNGINVHKTTINERKRLQQSLQVVFQDCHSAVNPKLKIRDIIVEPILVYEKLDINQIEDRVGKLLKMVGLSEEDMMKYPQQFSGGQLQRITIARAISTQPRLIVLDESVNSLDVLVQISILKLLKRLQHELKLTYFFITHDIHVARLLADEIAIMHKGRIVEQLLIDELENAKHVATKVLLDSQLKIDSIHHQLDLKEELEL
- the cntE gene encoding staphylopine family metallophore export MFS transporter CntE, whose product is MKVSPLSFSMLQNYGLAIFYFTANSVLTVIFPLQAANHGMKEAEIGLMMGIYMFVCMVLRPWAGQMVSKYSVHTVMKYLLLGHVAALLLYVSFGVESLYVVRILQGIVTAFFSMSMQMGITETLRDEDRGQGMAMYSLSSVMPGLYGPALAMVIWVQGDVSWLLIFITCLAFAPLMFFIRSPLPKVKKENVSFTLEDMRKGMKLARAHKGLIVSSGVMLIGASIFGAISTFLPLYFLTTNTGNVGLYLFLQALVVVGSRFIFRKYIPSDGKWHPGFITLILSSSIIGTTMLAALPLIGSFVYISVLFNGIAAAMLYPTLTTYISFAIPESHKHVLLGLFLASYDLGFSLGGMVMGIIVQFGSYPMMFSACSVIGLLAIIYNLTASGEYTNLEHCDAFQRSK
- a CDS encoding YpjP family protein — protein: MKTWVKKSIVIMVAFLTFGLITPTHEIWEAFDHNPSNRASIGPEPRTSTAVAAEHDDYQDEQIQIQEEEIDYNALLLDAAREQSYIKFGTKVGPKISNEFDSIIFPKMEEAIAMTVANLGDQSAASLTISEKPSGHYGEKIFNVINNETGADVIRFHVRTEKRPQEGYYYNFHYHSAEDEFMVHHNLGDIYWEKNTPPKWLS